The following nucleotide sequence is from Paenibacillus andongensis.
GAGTTATGCATGCTTGCGGACACGACGCACACACCTCAACACTGCTTGGCATTGCCAAAGTGGCGAGTCAACATCGTTCTCAACTGAAAGGGAATCTGGTTTTCTTGTTCCAGCATGCTGAAGAAATTACGCCTGGTGGCGCTGATTCCATGATCCAAGATGGAGCTCTTGAAGGTGTTGATGCCGTGTTCGGCGTTCATTTATGGACACCATTTCCAGTTGGCCATTATTATTCCAAAGCAGGTCCCTTAATGGCGGCACCCGACGAATTCACCATTCACATTCAAGGAAAAGGTGGACATGGGGGGTTACCTCATCAAACCATTGACAGTATTTATGTAGCTTCACAATTAGTTGTTAATCTTCAATCGATCGTGAGCCGACAAATAGATCCGATAGAACCATGTGTGGTTAGCGTAGGATCCTTCCATGGAGGCTCTAGCTTCAATGTCATAGCTGAAACGAGTGTGCTGAATGGCACTGTGCGCACTTTCAATGCGGAACTTAGACAAGATGTGAAGGAGCGCCTAGAACGGATTGTACACGCCACTTGTGAGATGTATCAGGCTTCTTACAAGATAAACTATAAACTAGGTTACCCTACGGTTGTTAATGACGGGAAAGAAGCTGAGCGTTTCTTCAAAGTCGGAAGCGAATTATTTGGGGCAGAAGCTGTTCACGAGTCTCCGCTTATTATGGCCGGAGAGGACTTTTCCTATTATTTGAACCACCGACCAGGTTGTTTTATGTTCGTTGGTGCAGGTAATGTTGAGGCTGGCATCATACATCCGCATCATCATCCGAAGTTCGATATTGATGAG
It contains:
- a CDS encoding M20 family metallopeptidase, encoding MNDFQASLQANYEEMVAWRRYLHQNPELSFHEYRTAEFVANHLQSWDIEVRKNVGGNGIVGLLRGSSEGPTVALRADMDALPIQDEKNCAYSSLTKGVMHACGHDAHTSTLLGIAKVASQHRSQLKGNLVFLFQHAEEITPGGADSMIQDGALEGVDAVFGVHLWTPFPVGHYYSKAGPLMAAPDEFTIHIQGKGGHGGLPHQTIDSIYVASQLVVNLQSIVSRQIDPIEPCVVSVGSFHGGSSFNVIAETSVLNGTVRTFNAELRQDVKERLERIVHATCEMYQASYKINYKLGYPTVVNDGKEAERFFKVGSELFGAEAVHESPLIMAGEDFSYYLNHRPGCFMFVGAGNVEAGIIHPHHHPKFDIDEKSMLNAANLLLGMALDYMA